A segment of the Asinibacterium sp. OR53 genome:
TCATACGTTGGAATGGGATCCCTGGCTGCTGGACCTGTTCGATATCCCGGCATCGGTATTGCCCGAAGTGCGTTCGAGCAGTGAAGTGTTTGGCCATACACAGGAAGTGTTGACGGGCGCGAATATTCCTATTGCAGGTGTGGCGGGTGATCAGCAGTCGGCCTTATTCGGACAAATGTGTTTGCATCCCGGCATGGTAAAGAATACTTACGGCACAGGATGCTTTATGCTCATGAATACGGGCACGAAACCTATCGCTTCAAAAAACAACCTCGTTACTACCATTGCCTGGAAAATCAATGGCACGGTGCATTATGCATTGGAGGGAAGTGTGTTCATTGCCGGCGCTGTGGTGCAATGGTTGCGCGATGGATTAGGCATTATTAAAACATCGGCCGATATAGAAGCGCTCGCTAATTCAGTAGCTGATAACGGCGGTGTATATATGGTTCCTGCGTTCGCAGGACTGGGGGCGCCTTACTGGAACCAGCACGCCAAAGGCACGATTGTAGGGATTACCAGGGGTACTACGGCAGGTCATATCGGAAGAGCGGCCGTAGAGAGTATCGCTTATCAAACCATGGATGTGCTCGCTGCTATGGAAGCGGATGCCGGTGTAAAGATCAGCGAGCTGCGGGTAGACGGAGGCGCTACGGTGAACAACCAGTTGTTGCAATTCCAGAGTGATCTGTTGCGCACTACAGTTGTACGCCCTGTGATTACTGAGACCACAGCATTAGGAGCAGCTTATCTTGCAGGACTTGCCGTGCAATACTGGAACAGCATGGAAGAGATGGAAAAATACTGGCAGATGGACCGCACTTTTCATCCGCAAATGGCAGACGAAGAAGCGCAAAAAAAAGCAGCCGGATGGAAACAAGCAGTGAATGCAACGGCTTCCTATGTAACACACGATTAACAGCTTTATTTCTTTAACCCTATAATGATTTTATCTATGTCGATTTTCTTATCTGAAATAGCGGGAACGGCCATGCTGGTCCTTTTAGGCTGCGGTGTGGTGGCCAATGTGGTACTCAATCAAACCAAAGGAAACAGCAGTGGATGGATTGTGATTGCATTGGGTTGGGGTGTGG
Coding sequences within it:
- the glpK gene encoding glycerol kinase GlpK, coding for MSTFILAFDQGTTSSRAIVFNKKSEVVAVAQKEFTQIFPQAGWVEHDAAEIWYTQLSVATEAVLKAGLTLRDIAAIGITNQRETTVVWNRKTGEPVYNAIVWQDKRTAAYCDVLRAAGKHVSIQERTGLILDAYFSATKLKWILDHVEGAREQAMRGELCFGTIDSWLIWKLTNGKVHATDMSNASRTMLFNIHTLEWDPWLLDLFDIPASVLPEVRSSSEVFGHTQEVLTGANIPIAGVAGDQQSALFGQMCLHPGMVKNTYGTGCFMLMNTGTKPIASKNNLVTTIAWKINGTVHYALEGSVFIAGAVVQWLRDGLGIIKTSADIEALANSVADNGGVYMVPAFAGLGAPYWNQHAKGTIVGITRGTTAGHIGRAAVESIAYQTMDVLAAMEADAGVKISELRVDGGATVNNQLLQFQSDLLRTTVVRPVITETTALGAAYLAGLAVQYWNSMEEMEKYWQMDRTFHPQMADEEAQKKAAGWKQAVNATASYVTHD